The genomic window TTCTTGTTATGAGAAATTATAAAGCTTGTGAAGTTTCAACTATATCCTGCATATTATATTTTAAAAGTTTAACTATTTCTTTACTTATTTCTACGGCTATCGGTCGATGTGAGGCTTCTAATACTGCAATTGCAATCGATGCGTTCAGCTCTGGAATATAGATAAGATCTGTCCCGAGGCCACCACCATGATTATAACCTAAGATTCCTGCATATGTAATTTTGCGGATTCCAAGGCAATAATTTACCTCTAAATTAGGAAGAACATCTTGTGTCATCAAAGCGAGTACTCTTTTATTTTTAATAATCTTTCCATTGAACAGTTGTTGAAAATAACTTGACATTTCTTTTACATTGGTAATTATGCCACCACCGCCATATAAGTCCCAAGATGGATCAAGATTATAAGTATCCCATCCAAATTCATCCCAATATTGGTGAGCCTGTTCAGGAGTATTTTTTCTTTCTTTTTCAAACTTGGCGAAGCGTGTAATCAGCAGTCCATTATTTTTGTAGCTGAGCAGCTTTCTGATCGAAAGATAATAGGGAAGATGGGTAATATTTTCAATTATTTCGGTTAGAAGTACATAGTTGATATCTGCATATTTAAAACCTTCGCCAGGCTGTGAAAGCGGTTTTCCAAGCCTTGTAGCCTTAGCGATCTGTTCGTCCCTTGTCCAGATGTATTTTGGGTGCTCACCAATAAATTTGAAATATTCGGCATCGACATAATCCCTGATGCCTGAAGTGTGTGAAAGTAGATTTTTTATTGTTATACGGGATGTATTATAACCTGCCTGGGTAAGTTCTGTTTCTGATCGCTGGCTGAGATAATCTTTGATGGGCTGCTCGATGTCAAGTTTTCCTTTTTCAACAAGTCTTAATATGGAGGCTGCCACATAGGGCTTGGTTGTACTGGCTATCAATACAGGCTGGTCCATAGAGAGTTTATGTTTGGTATCTCTATTTTCATAACCTGTGGCATAGCCAAAAGATAGCTTTTGGTCCGGCGCTTCAACGTAGACTGCAAAACCAACTGCTTTTAGATTAGCAGCGTAAATGGAATCAACAGTATTTTTTATTTTTTGCTGGATATTCTGAGCACACACATTCACACTGGCCAGCATGATCAGAAATATGGCTTGAAGATTTTTTAAGATATGCA from Chryseobacterium wanjuense includes these protein-coding regions:
- a CDS encoding serine hydrolase domain-containing protein, with protein sequence MHILKNLQAIFLIMLASVNVCAQNIQQKIKNTVDSIYAANLKAVGFAVYVEAPDQKLSFGYATGYENRDTKHKLSMDQPVLIASTTKPYVAASILRLVEKGKLDIEQPIKDYLSQRSETELTQAGYNTSRITIKNLLSHTSGIRDYVDAEYFKFIGEHPKYIWTRDEQIAKATRLGKPLSQPGEGFKYADINYVLLTEIIENITHLPYYLSIRKLLSYKNNGLLITRFAKFEKERKNTPEQAHQYWDEFGWDTYNLDPSWDLYGGGGIITNVKEMSSYFQQLFNGKIIKNKRVLALMTQDVLPNLEVNYCLGIRKITYAGILGYNHGGGLGTDLIYIPELNASIAIAVLEASHRPIAVEISKEIVKLLKYNMQDIVETSQAL